In Natronocella acetinitrilica, the following proteins share a genomic window:
- a CDS encoding TorD/DmsD family molecular chaperone encodes MTGTDTARTEAEDRSADALRAGTWNLLGNLLAGPPSDEILALLKGIDETTAERNRDEIANAWSTLRIAAERASRQALDQEYQDVFIGVGGGEITPYASWFETGSLMERPLILLRQDMDALGIERQKGVSEPEDHVAAICEVMAVVIGDDDVDFEWQKQFFERHIHRWMGRFFHELQEAPSAGFYKAVGCLGEAFVRLEQRYFAMPT; translated from the coding sequence ATGACCGGAACTGATACTGCCAGGACAGAAGCCGAGGACCGCAGTGCGGATGCGCTGCGTGCTGGCACCTGGAACCTGTTGGGCAATCTGCTCGCAGGGCCGCCGTCGGATGAAATCCTGGCGCTGCTGAAAGGCATCGACGAAACAACGGCCGAACGCAATCGCGACGAGATCGCCAATGCGTGGTCGACGCTGCGCATCGCTGCAGAGCGCGCCTCGAGGCAGGCGCTTGATCAGGAATACCAGGATGTGTTCATTGGTGTTGGCGGGGGTGAGATCACGCCTTATGCGTCCTGGTTTGAAACCGGCTCGCTCATGGAGCGGCCGTTGATCCTGTTGCGGCAGGATATGGATGCCCTGGGCATCGAACGCCAGAAGGGCGTCAGCGAGCCAGAAGATCATGTCGCGGCTATTTGTGAAGTCATGGCCGTCGTCATCGGTGATGATGATGTGGACTTCGAGTGGCAGAAGCAGTTTTTCGAGCGTCACATCCACCGCTGGATGGGGCGCTTTTTCCACGAACTCCAGGAGGCGCCGTCGGCCGGTTTCTACAAGGCGGTCGGTTGTCTCGGAGAAGCGTTTGTCCGGCTGGAGCAGCGGTACTTTGCGATGCCGACCTGA
- the fdh3B gene encoding formate dehydrogenase FDH3 subunit beta: MARMKFLCDAERCIECQACVTACKNEHEVPWGVNRRRVIVMNDGRPGEKSVSVACMHCTDAPCAAVCPVDCFYTTADGIVLHDKDLCIGCGYCFYACPFGAPQYPQQTAFGVRGKMDKCTFCAGGPETAGSQAELTKYGTNRVAEGKLPLCAEMCATKALLAGDGDIVADIYRKRVMTRGGRPQTWGWQAAYGQDA; this comes from the coding sequence ATGGCGAGAATGAAGTTTCTCTGTGACGCGGAACGCTGCATCGAGTGTCAGGCGTGCGTGACCGCGTGTAAGAACGAGCATGAAGTGCCCTGGGGCGTCAATCGTCGCCGCGTCATCGTGATGAACGATGGCCGGCCTGGCGAGAAGTCTGTCTCCGTGGCCTGCATGCACTGCACAGATGCACCGTGTGCTGCTGTCTGCCCCGTGGACTGCTTCTACACCACTGCGGATGGCATCGTGCTGCACGACAAGGATCTGTGCATCGGTTGTGGCTACTGCTTCTACGCCTGCCCGTTCGGAGCGCCGCAGTATCCGCAGCAGACCGCATTTGGTGTTCGCGGCAAGATGGACAAGTGCACCTTCTGCGCCGGTGGTCCGGAAACGGCGGGTTCGCAGGCCGAACTCACCAAGTACGGCACCAACCGTGTGGCCGAAGGCAAGCTGCCGCTGTGTGCCGAAATGTGCGCAACCAAGGCACTGCTGGCCGGTGATGGCGACATCGTCGCTGACATCTACCGCAAGCGGGTCATGACCCGTGGTGGTCGGCCGCAGACCTGGGGCTGGCAGGCTGCTTACGGGCAGGATGCCTGA
- a CDS encoding formate dehydrogenase subunit alpha — protein MKLMKKSTSASAISAPGLLGKAIGRRTFLRGSGLAVGGAVVAGTLPLTMVRKAKAARRVAPESEVRRVKTICGHCSVGCSTIAEVHNGVWVGQEPAFDSPINLGAHCAKGAALRNHGHSTRRIKYPMKMVDGRWQRISWDQAIEEIGDKLLQIREESGPDAFWFAGSSKANNEGAYLQRKFAAFWGSNNCDHQARICHSTTVAGVANTWGYGAQTNSYNDILKSKCIIMCGSNAAEAHPVAMQMILRSKEQGAKLVVMDPRFTRTAAHADTYVRFRSGTDVALMWGILWHVFENEWEDKEYIRQRVYGMDRVREEVAKWTPDEVERVTGVGEEAIYDIAKTMADNRPGTFVWCMGGTQHTIGSNYVRAYNCLQLALGNIGVDGGGANIFRGHDNVQGATDVGPNPDNLPGYYPIAEGGWQHWCRVWDVDYEWLKNRFDQAEYDDGRGGTVQNMNTGGITVSRWVDGVLEDPDNIAQKDNIRAAMFWGHAPNSQTRGPEMKRAFEMLDLLVIADPYPTVSAVLHDRKNNTYLLPIATQFEQAGSVTASNRSIQWREKVIEPLYEHKTDAELAYRLATKLGFADEMFKNIEVRDNMPVPESVLREINRGTWSIGYTGQSPERIKEHMANQRHFDVVTLKAEGGPLDGETYCLPWPCYGTPEMKHPGTHVLYNTSRHVLDGGGNFRANFGTERDGETLLAEDSWSKGAEIEGGYPQFDSEMLKQLGWWDDLTDEEKEMAEGRAWTTDLSGGIIRVAMKHGCHPFGNAKARAHVWNFPDGVPIHREPLYTPRYDLVEDYPTYEDRAVFYRLPTRWKSVQARDYSREFPLVHTSGRLVEYEGGGEETRSNPWLAELKQDMFVEINPADANDAGVRDGQTVWLEGPEGGRIRIKAMVTNRVGRGTVFTPFHFGGHFQGQDLLSKYPDGAAPYVRGESTNTATTYGYDAVTMMQETKTTLCRVIPA, from the coding sequence ATGAAACTGATGAAGAAGAGCACTTCGGCGTCCGCCATCTCGGCGCCGGGTCTGCTGGGTAAGGCCATCGGCCGTCGTACCTTCCTGCGGGGCTCCGGCCTTGCGGTGGGTGGCGCCGTTGTTGCCGGCACGCTGCCGCTGACGATGGTGCGCAAGGCCAAGGCGGCCCGGCGCGTGGCTCCGGAGTCCGAGGTCCGTCGGGTGAAGACCATCTGCGGTCACTGCTCCGTGGGCTGCAGCACCATTGCTGAAGTTCACAATGGTGTCTGGGTCGGTCAGGAGCCGGCTTTCGACAGTCCGATCAACCTCGGTGCGCATTGCGCCAAGGGTGCGGCGCTGCGTAACCACGGCCACAGTACTCGCCGGATCAAGTATCCGATGAAGATGGTAGACGGTCGCTGGCAGCGCATCAGCTGGGATCAGGCCATCGAGGAGATCGGCGACAAGCTCCTGCAGATTCGCGAGGAGTCCGGCCCCGATGCATTCTGGTTTGCCGGTTCGTCCAAGGCGAACAACGAAGGCGCCTACCTGCAGCGCAAGTTCGCCGCCTTCTGGGGTTCCAACAACTGTGACCACCAGGCGCGTATCTGCCACTCCACCACGGTGGCCGGTGTGGCCAACACCTGGGGTTACGGTGCGCAGACGAACTCCTACAACGACATCCTCAAGTCGAAGTGCATCATCATGTGCGGCTCCAACGCCGCTGAAGCGCACCCCGTGGCCATGCAGATGATCCTGCGGTCCAAGGAGCAGGGTGCGAAGCTGGTCGTCATGGATCCGCGCTTCACCCGCACCGCCGCCCACGCCGACACCTACGTTCGGTTCCGCTCCGGCACCGACGTGGCGCTGATGTGGGGCATCCTGTGGCACGTCTTCGAGAACGAGTGGGAAGACAAGGAATACATCCGCCAGCGTGTCTACGGCATGGACCGTGTTCGGGAGGAAGTTGCCAAGTGGACGCCGGATGAAGTCGAGCGGGTCACGGGTGTAGGCGAAGAGGCCATTTACGACATCGCCAAAACCATGGCGGACAACCGTCCGGGCACCTTCGTCTGGTGCATGGGTGGTACCCAGCACACCATCGGCAGCAACTACGTTCGGGCGTACAACTGCCTGCAGCTGGCACTGGGCAACATCGGTGTCGACGGTGGTGGTGCCAACATCTTCCGCGGCCATGACAACGTGCAGGGCGCGACCGACGTGGGTCCGAACCCCGACAACCTGCCGGGCTACTACCCGATCGCCGAAGGCGGTTGGCAGCACTGGTGCCGCGTCTGGGATGTGGACTACGAGTGGCTGAAGAACCGCTTCGACCAGGCCGAGTACGACGATGGCCGGGGCGGCACGGTTCAGAACATGAACACCGGTGGCATCACCGTCTCGCGCTGGGTCGACGGCGTACTGGAAGATCCGGACAACATCGCGCAGAAGGACAATATCCGCGCGGCGATGTTCTGGGGCCATGCCCCGAACTCCCAGACCCGTGGTCCGGAAATGAAGCGGGCCTTCGAGATGCTGGATCTTCTGGTCATTGCCGACCCGTACCCCACGGTCAGCGCCGTGCTGCATGACCGGAAGAACAACACCTACCTGCTGCCGATTGCCACGCAGTTCGAGCAAGCCGGTTCGGTGACGGCGTCCAACCGTTCCATCCAGTGGCGGGAAAAAGTCATCGAGCCGCTGTATGAGCACAAGACGGATGCCGAACTTGCCTACCGTCTGGCAACCAAGCTTGGTTTCGCCGATGAGATGTTCAAGAACATCGAAGTGCGGGACAACATGCCGGTGCCTGAAAGTGTGCTGCGCGAAATCAACCGGGGCACCTGGTCCATCGGTTACACCGGCCAGAGCCCGGAGCGTATCAAGGAGCACATGGCCAACCAGCGTCACTTCGACGTGGTGACCCTGAAGGCCGAAGGTGGACCGCTGGACGGTGAAACCTACTGCCTGCCGTGGCCGTGTTACGGCACGCCGGAAATGAAGCACCCCGGCACGCACGTGCTGTACAACACCAGCCGGCATGTCCTGGACGGTGGCGGCAACTTCCGCGCCAATTTCGGGACCGAGCGCGACGGTGAAACCCTGCTGGCCGAGGATTCCTGGTCGAAGGGTGCGGAGATTGAGGGCGGTTATCCGCAGTTCGACTCCGAGATGCTGAAGCAGCTGGGTTGGTGGGATGACCTGACTGACGAGGAAAAGGAAATGGCCGAAGGCCGTGCCTGGACCACCGACCTGTCCGGCGGCATCATCCGGGTCGCCATGAAGCACGGCTGTCACCCGTTCGGTAACGCCAAGGCGCGTGCCCACGTCTGGAACTTCCCGGACGGTGTGCCGATTCACCGTGAACCGCTCTACACGCCGCGGTACGACCTGGTCGAGGATTACCCCACCTACGAGGACCGTGCGGTGTTCTACCGCCTGCCCACGCGGTGGAAGTCCGTCCAGGCTCGCGACTATAGCCGTGAGTTCCCGCTGGTTCATACCTCCGGCCGACTGGTCGAGTATGAGGGCGGTGGTGAAGAAACCCGTTCCAACCCGTGGCTCGCTGAGCTGAAGCAGGACATGTTCGTCGAGATCAACCCTGCAGATGCCAACGACGCCGGCGTACGAGATGGCCAGACGGTCTGGCTGGAAGGCCCGGAGGGTGGACGTATCCGTATCAAGGCAATGGTGACCAACCGCGTGGGTCGCGGCACGGTGTTCACGCCGTTCCACTTCGGTGGTCATTTCCAGGGTCAGGACCTGCTCAGCAAGTATCCTGACGGTGCCGCTCCTTACGTGCGTGGTGAATCTACCAACACCGCGACCACGTACGGTTACGACGCCGTTACGATGATGCAGGAAACCAAGACCACGCTTTGCCGGGTCATCCCCGCCTGA
- a CDS encoding formate dehydrogenase subunit gamma, whose amino-acid sequence MSSQSASAKGQRRWRAMMWSLLAIIALAIALPSMGYLAAHASAVYGPDRDFAEDRATNPRSDMWRDARVGEGGFTTQTGPYVTNTMISNVGENWRQIRTGPMVTYGGWALVVVLALISLFFVINGRVKIEGGRSGMTVVRWKAYERFLHWFTALSFIVLAITGLSLLFGRYVLIPVFGHSGFAAYAQLAYNVHNAVGPAFSVGVLAMIVLWVKHNIPNKTDLQWFKQGGGIIGGKHPSAGKMNGGEKVWFWGGVFTLGLVVIISGSILLFPNLGFQTREIMAWSQVVHAIASLVWIALFFGHAYIGTAGTEGALEGMTRGRVDTNWAKQHHDLWYEDLMAKGEKPVSEEELRRQKQGLPPAGAAGQPGH is encoded by the coding sequence ATGAGTTCGCAATCAGCATCCGCGAAGGGTCAGCGTAGATGGCGGGCAATGATGTGGAGCCTGCTTGCCATCATCGCGCTGGCAATTGCGCTTCCGTCGATGGGCTATCTGGCCGCACATGCCAGTGCGGTTTATGGTCCCGACCGCGACTTTGCCGAGGATCGGGCAACCAATCCTCGTTCGGACATGTGGCGGGATGCCCGCGTGGGGGAGGGTGGCTTCACTACCCAGACAGGCCCCTACGTGACCAATACGATGATCAGCAACGTCGGTGAAAACTGGCGGCAGATCCGCACAGGCCCCATGGTGACTTATGGGGGTTGGGCGCTGGTGGTCGTGTTGGCACTGATCAGCCTGTTCTTCGTCATAAACGGGCGGGTCAAGATCGAGGGCGGACGTTCCGGGATGACCGTCGTGCGCTGGAAGGCGTATGAGCGGTTCCTTCACTGGTTCACAGCCCTGAGTTTCATTGTCCTGGCGATTACCGGCTTGAGCCTGCTGTTCGGGCGCTATGTACTGATTCCGGTGTTCGGGCATTCCGGGTTTGCAGCCTATGCGCAGCTTGCCTACAACGTCCATAACGCAGTGGGCCCGGCTTTCTCGGTCGGTGTTCTGGCCATGATCGTCCTTTGGGTAAAGCACAACATTCCCAACAAGACCGATCTGCAGTGGTTCAAGCAGGGTGGGGGCATCATTGGCGGAAAGCATCCGTCGGCCGGCAAGATGAACGGTGGTGAAAAGGTCTGGTTCTGGGGGGGCGTGTTCACCCTGGGTCTGGTCGTGATCATTTCCGGATCCATCCTGTTGTTCCCCAACCTTGGCTTCCAGACCCGTGAAATCATGGCCTGGTCGCAGGTTGTGCATGCCATCGCGTCGCTCGTCTGGATCGCCCTCTTCTTCGGGCATGCCTACATCGGCACTGCCGGAACTGAAGGTGCTCTGGAAGGCATGACCCGGGGACGTGTGGACACCAACTGGGCCAAGCAGCACCACGATCTGTGGTACGAAGATCTGATGGCCAAGGGTGAGAAGCCGGTCTCCGAGGAAGAACTGCGTCGTCAGAAGCAGGGTCTGCCGCCGGCAGGCGCTGCGGGACAGCCCGGACACTAG
- a CDS encoding GAF domain-containing hybrid sensor histidine kinase/response regulator: MIQAPSCQNESSRLAALQTLGLLDTAPEPRFDRLTRLAAAILGTEHAAVTLVDKDRQWFKSIHQLDVRETSRDVSFCAHAVSEGRLLVVNDALQSPAFRNNPVVTGPPHVRFYAGVPLAAPDGSLVGAFCVFDTKPRDFDEQQQRLLEDLAEIARGEINAAWSSRDAEANRRLAQKFRRRKEVAEASSREKSRFLAQISHEIRTPMNGLIGMLSLLEDSRLDREQLHYLQTAKQAGQLLLRLVDDVLDLSRIEAGRLDLKIEKMSLTELVEQTASLIKPLADQKELRFETTIAPTPVSLIRTDHTRLQQVLLNLLGNAVKFTQVGGVTLSVARTPSDDGWHLEVSDTGPGIPEAYRERIFEPFEQVPGMQAATREGAGLGLAIARYLVLGLGGSIAVDDAPGGGCRMTVMLPDLHTNPSETGVGGITISSARRLNLLVVEDDPLSQIVARQMLERDGHRVTAVGSVAEAAAMLGKNRYEAVFIDMNLPDGSGAEVVNSVAGMADEPLLIALTASPPDELEQDVRRRLAACLRKPLDRTMLRRVLEQLDGGLSENGGVFHEQGLNALLGRLGGDHALAEELFAVFEGRVPVLLADLSAALERQDRHAFRQGLHALKGQAANLGLEQVAALCSELEATERVVTPELLKRLHARVQEDLARLKRALHNRHLSR; encoded by the coding sequence ATGATCCAAGCGCCGTCCTGCCAGAATGAATCCTCCCGGCTCGCTGCCCTGCAGACGCTTGGCTTGCTGGATACCGCCCCGGAGCCGAGATTTGACCGTCTGACCAGGCTCGCCGCCGCTATCCTTGGCACTGAGCATGCCGCGGTTACGCTGGTCGACAAGGACAGACAGTGGTTCAAGTCCATCCACCAGCTGGATGTGCGGGAAACGTCCCGGGATGTGTCGTTCTGTGCCCATGCGGTGAGTGAGGGCCGTTTGCTGGTGGTGAACGATGCCCTGCAGTCACCGGCATTCCGGAATAACCCGGTGGTCACGGGACCTCCGCATGTCCGCTTCTATGCAGGCGTGCCGCTGGCTGCCCCAGATGGCAGCCTGGTGGGTGCTTTTTGCGTGTTCGATACAAAGCCCCGCGACTTCGATGAGCAACAGCAGCGCCTGCTCGAGGACCTCGCGGAGATCGCGCGAGGGGAAATCAACGCGGCGTGGAGCAGTCGTGACGCTGAGGCAAATCGGCGCCTGGCGCAAAAATTCCGGCGGCGAAAGGAGGTTGCCGAGGCGTCGAGTCGAGAGAAGTCACGATTCCTGGCGCAGATCAGCCATGAAATACGCACCCCGATGAACGGACTCATCGGAATGCTTTCCTTGTTGGAAGACTCCCGACTTGACCGCGAGCAGTTGCACTATCTGCAGACAGCCAAACAGGCTGGGCAACTCTTGTTGCGCCTGGTGGACGACGTGCTCGATCTGTCGCGCATCGAGGCTGGCAGGCTTGACCTGAAGATCGAGAAAATGTCCCTGACGGAACTGGTCGAACAGACGGCGAGCCTCATCAAGCCGCTCGCTGATCAGAAAGAACTCCGTTTCGAGACGACCATTGCTCCGACACCCGTATCCCTGATCCGCACCGACCACACGCGTTTGCAGCAGGTTCTGTTGAACCTGCTCGGCAATGCGGTCAAGTTCACCCAGGTCGGTGGCGTGACCTTGTCGGTTGCGCGCACGCCCTCCGACGATGGCTGGCATCTGGAGGTCAGTGACACGGGGCCCGGGATACCAGAAGCATACCGGGAACGCATTTTCGAGCCATTCGAGCAAGTGCCCGGCATGCAGGCGGCGACACGCGAGGGGGCGGGTTTGGGCCTTGCCATCGCCCGATATCTGGTGCTCGGGCTGGGTGGATCCATCGCGGTCGATGACGCCCCGGGCGGTGGTTGCCGAATGACGGTGATGCTGCCGGACCTGCACACCAATCCATCCGAAACCGGGGTGGGCGGGATTACGATCAGCTCTGCACGGCGCTTGAACCTTCTGGTAGTGGAGGATGACCCACTGAGCCAGATTGTTGCCCGGCAGATGCTCGAGCGCGATGGCCACCGGGTCACCGCTGTGGGGTCGGTTGCCGAGGCAGCGGCCATGCTTGGGAAGAATCGCTATGAAGCGGTCTTTATCGACATGAACCTGCCTGATGGTTCCGGTGCCGAGGTCGTCAATTCTGTGGCAGGCATGGCGGATGAGCCGCTCCTCATTGCGCTGACGGCCAGCCCGCCGGATGAACTTGAGCAGGATGTACGTCGGCGACTGGCCGCATGCCTGCGCAAACCTCTCGATCGCACCATGCTGCGCCGTGTCCTCGAGCAACTTGATGGCGGTTTGAGCGAGAACGGTGGTGTGTTCCACGAGCAGGGCCTGAATGCTCTGCTTGGGCGTCTCGGAGGTGATCACGCCCTGGCTGAGGAGTTGTTCGCGGTGTTTGAAGGCCGAGTGCCGGTTTTGCTCGCTGATTTGAGCGCGGCGTTGGAGCGTCAGGATCGCCATGCGTTCCGGCAGGGCCTCCATGCGTTGAAAGGTCAGGCAGCGAATTTGGGGCTGGAGCAAGTGGCGGCGCTTTGCTCGGAACTGGAAGCGACGGAGCGTGTGGTTACACCGGAGTTGCTGAAAAGGCTCCATGCGCGGGTGCAAGAAGATCTCGCCAGGCTGAAGCGGGCCTTGCATAATCGCCACCTATCGCGCTAG
- a CDS encoding DUF6505 family protein, whose translation MKFPRVARLDDTDEHVYELAAQVGEPAVPGSFVYTFSDEDPVNLEGKRKQAFRHGFLGVESFGVATVVTVAEMSKQEYKSVIERLAHHFVDAYGAPDLESALPFAREEAEYAVSLCEHEVNTLLALERAVDEEGIHEAFKVVKPQANWQGTEVKIWKIEEEG comes from the coding sequence ATGAAGTTTCCACGAGTCGCCCGACTGGACGACACCGACGAGCATGTCTACGAGCTTGCGGCGCAGGTGGGTGAACCCGCCGTTCCCGGTAGTTTCGTCTATACGTTTTCCGATGAGGATCCGGTCAACCTGGAGGGTAAGCGCAAGCAGGCCTTTCGGCATGGTTTCCTGGGCGTGGAAAGTTTCGGCGTCGCCACCGTTGTGACTGTCGCCGAGATGTCCAAACAGGAGTACAAGAGCGTCATCGAACGCCTGGCCCATCATTTCGTTGATGCCTACGGCGCCCCGGATCTGGAATCCGCCTTACCGTTCGCCCGCGAAGAGGCCGAGTATGCCGTCAGTCTGTGTGAACACGAGGTGAACACCCTGCTCGCCTTGGAGCGGGCGGTGGATGAGGAAGGCATTCACGAAGCCTTCAAGGTGGTGAAACCCCAGGCCAACTGGCAGGGTACCGAGGTCAAGATCTGGAAAATCGAGGAAGAGGGTTAG
- a CDS encoding transcriptional initiation protein Tat: MKKQDKTGLEARRTFLKTMAATGGAVAVTAGLGTAAAAAPEDTSTEVTDEVRGYHETQHIRDYYARADF; this comes from the coding sequence ATGAAAAAGCAGGACAAGACGGGCCTTGAAGCCCGGCGCACGTTCCTGAAGACCATGGCTGCCACGGGTGGTGCAGTCGCCGTGACGGCCGGGTTGGGAACTGCGGCAGCTGCTGCACCCGAGGACACTTCAACGGAAGTGACTGACGAGGTGCGTGGTTACCACGAGACCCAGCATATTCGGGATTATTACGCGAGGGCGGACTTCTGA